In Ensifer canadensis, a genomic segment contains:
- a CDS encoding helix-turn-helix transcriptional regulator, with protein MKESNEPALLREAETADMISEIDTAAVRTEYELLHLMRRLIARYGFGHFMIARLPLAEQQRFSERLVLSNWPSELVRQYDACETFQSSVLVERLRGTKLPVTGGAELLDAAGKPTDEAMVHRLLAHPEMGRHFAVQLHTSSGDPFVAMLSGRRDPPVGVEQATLYLSLVQLFECLERTFDTGSSAREKLSSREIECLRWAAAGKSSDEIAIILGISTYTVSSYFKSATRKLDAVNRMQAIARAMRLKLI; from the coding sequence ATGAAGGAATCGAATGAACCAGCCTTGCTGCGCGAGGCTGAGACGGCGGACATGATTTCCGAAATCGATACGGCTGCCGTCCGCACGGAATACGAACTTCTGCACCTGATGCGGCGGTTGATCGCGCGCTATGGCTTCGGCCATTTCATGATCGCGCGCCTGCCGCTGGCCGAGCAGCAGCGCTTTTCCGAGCGCCTGGTGCTGAGTAACTGGCCGTCGGAGCTGGTGCGCCAGTACGACGCCTGCGAGACCTTTCAGTCGAGCGTGCTCGTCGAGCGCCTGCGCGGTACCAAGCTGCCGGTAACCGGCGGCGCCGAGCTGCTCGATGCGGCCGGCAAACCGACCGACGAGGCGATGGTGCACCGGCTGCTGGCGCATCCGGAGATGGGGCGCCATTTCGCCGTCCAGTTGCATACCAGCAGCGGCGATCCCTTCGTCGCCATGCTGTCCGGACGACGCGACCCGCCTGTCGGCGTCGAGCAGGCGACGCTCTATCTTTCCCTCGTGCAGCTGTTCGAATGCCTCGAACGCACCTTCGACACCGGCAGCTCGGCGCGCGAAAAGCTGTCGAGCCGCGAGATCGAGTGTCTGCGCTGGGCCGCAGCCGGCAAGAGCAGCGACGAGATCGCCATCATCCTTGGCATCTCCACCTATACGGTCAGCAGCTACTTCAAGAGCGCGACCCGCAAGCTCGACGCCGTCAACCGCATGCAGGCGATCGCCCGCGCCATGCGGCTGAAACTGATCTGA
- the sciP gene encoding CtrA inhibitor SciP, with protein sequence MTEMMRPRVKYVIGPDGSPLTIADLPPANTRRWVIRRKAEVVAAVRGGLLSLEEACERYTLTVEEFLSWQSSINDHGLAGLRTTRIQQYRH encoded by the coding sequence ATGACCGAAATGATGCGACCACGTGTAAAATATGTCATCGGCCCCGATGGCAGTCCTCTGACGATTGCGGATCTGCCGCCGGCGAATACCCGGCGCTGGGTTATTCGCAGGAAGGCTGAGGTGGTTGCCGCTGTCCGCGGTGGCCTTTTGAGCCTTGAGGAAGCGTGCGAACGCTATACCCTCACTGTCGAGGAATTCCTTTCCTGGCAGTCCTCCATCAACGATCACGGTCTGGCCGGCCTGCGCACCACACGCATCCAGCAATATCGCCACTAA
- a CDS encoding GNAT family N-acetyltransferase translates to MDIAHEEIGSHGRYSTTVEGYTGEMTYSRSSPKLIIVDHTLVPDELRGKGVGQALAKHAIDEARKGGWKIIPLCPFMRAQALRHPDWQDVIQA, encoded by the coding sequence ATGGATATCGCCCACGAAGAAATCGGTTCGCACGGCCGCTACTCGACAACCGTCGAAGGCTATACCGGCGAGATGACCTATTCCCGCTCATCGCCGAAACTGATCATCGTCGATCACACGCTCGTTCCCGACGAGTTGCGCGGCAAGGGCGTCGGCCAGGCGCTGGCAAAACATGCAATCGACGAAGCGCGCAAGGGCGGCTGGAAGATCATTCCGCTCTGCCCGTTCATGCGCGCGCAGGCGCTGCGCCATCCCGATTGGCAGGACGTGATCCAGGCCTGA
- the ctrA gene encoding response regulator transcription factor CtrA, which yields MRVLLIEDDSATAQSIELMLKSESFNVYTTDLGEEGVDLGKLYDYDIILLDLNLPDMSGYEVLRTLRLSKVKTPILILSGMAGIEDKVRGLGFGADDYMTKPFHKDELVARIHAIVRRSKGHAQSVISTGELIVNLDAKTVEVGGQRVHLTGKEYQMLELLSLRKGTTLTKEMFLNHLYGGMDEPELKIIDVFICKLRKKLANAAGGANYIETVWGRGYVLREPDGAEYAETA from the coding sequence ATGCGGGTTCTACTAATTGAAGACGACAGCGCAACGGCTCAGAGCATTGAGCTGATGCTCAAGTCCGAGAGTTTCAACGTTTACACCACCGATCTCGGTGAGGAAGGCGTCGATCTCGGCAAACTCTATGACTACGACATCATCCTTCTCGACCTCAACCTTCCGGACATGTCCGGTTACGAGGTCTTGAGAACACTGCGTCTTTCCAAGGTGAAGACGCCGATCCTCATTCTCTCCGGCATGGCCGGAATTGAAGACAAGGTTCGCGGTCTCGGCTTCGGCGCCGACGACTACATGACCAAGCCGTTCCACAAGGACGAGCTGGTGGCGCGCATCCATGCGATCGTCCGCCGTTCCAAGGGTCATGCCCAGTCGGTCATCTCGACCGGCGAACTGATCGTCAATCTCGATGCCAAGACGGTGGAAGTCGGCGGACAGCGCGTCCACCTCACCGGCAAGGAATACCAGATGCTCGAGCTGCTCTCGCTGCGCAAGGGCACGACGCTCACCAAGGAAATGTTCCTCAACCACCTCTACGGCGGTATGGACGAGCCGGAACTGAAGATCATCGACGTCTTCATCTGCAAGCTGCGCAAGAAGCTTGCCAATGCTGCCGGCGGCGCCAACTACATCGAAACCGTCTGGGGCCGTGGCTACGTTCTGCGCGAGCCGGATGGTGCCGAATACGCCGAAACCGCCTGA
- a CDS encoding response regulator has product MRRLMIADGSDVVRKVGKRILSGMGFLVYEAPSGLEALVRCEAELPNILVVDAGLEGALDLIANIRRLPNGASVRIYYCVVEADLKKMMAGKRAGADDFLLKPFDRKILTSVFASQSMAA; this is encoded by the coding sequence ATGCGGCGCTTGATGATTGCCGACGGCTCGGATGTCGTCAGGAAAGTTGGGAAACGTATCCTGTCCGGCATGGGCTTCCTTGTCTACGAAGCGCCGAGCGGCCTTGAGGCGCTGGTGCGCTGCGAAGCCGAGCTGCCGAATATTCTCGTGGTCGACGCCGGCCTGGAGGGCGCTCTGGATCTCATCGCCAATATCAGGCGACTGCCGAATGGTGCGTCTGTGCGCATCTATTACTGCGTCGTCGAGGCGGATCTGAAGAAGATGATGGCCGGCAAGCGCGCCGGTGCCGATGATTTCCTGCTGAAGCCGTTCGATCGCAAGATCCTGACGAGCGTCTTTGCCAGCCAGTCGATGGCGGCCTGA
- the chpT gene encoding histidine phosphotransferase ChpT: MATNPNLTLTGPDLAALLCSRVCHDIISPVGAINNGLELLDEGGADADAMDLIRTSALNASVRLKFARLAFGASGSVGASIDTGEAEKAAKDFAAAEKKTEVNWHGPRAIIAKNRVKLLLNLFLIAYGAIPRGGVIDITLENPELDAVFTLACKGRMMRVPPRLVELLSGTPEEAVDAHSIQPYYTVLLGEEAGMTIDVVSTGEEIIFTARMKPADA; this comes from the coding sequence ATGGCAACGAATCCGAACCTGACATTGACGGGACCCGATCTGGCCGCGCTTCTGTGCAGCCGGGTTTGCCACGACATCATCTCGCCGGTCGGCGCCATCAACAATGGCCTGGAACTTCTGGACGAGGGCGGCGCCGATGCCGACGCCATGGACCTCATCCGCACCAGCGCTCTCAATGCGTCCGTCCGCCTGAAGTTCGCCCGTCTCGCCTTCGGCGCCTCCGGCTCGGTCGGCGCGTCGATCGACACAGGCGAAGCGGAAAAGGCGGCCAAGGACTTTGCCGCCGCCGAGAAGAAGACCGAGGTCAACTGGCACGGGCCGCGCGCCATCATCGCCAAGAACCGGGTCAAGCTGCTCCTCAACCTCTTCCTCATTGCCTATGGGGCGATCCCGCGCGGTGGCGTCATCGACATCACGCTCGAAAATCCCGAACTCGACGCGGTGTTCACGCTGGCCTGCAAGGGCCGGATGATGCGCGTGCCGCCGCGTCTGGTCGAACTTCTGTCCGGCACGCCGGAAGAGGCGGTCGATGCGCATTCGATCCAGCCCTACTACACGGTGCTGCTCGGCGAGGAAGCGGGCATGACGATCGATGTGGTTTCGACCGGCGAAGAGATCATCTTCACGGCGCGTATGAAGCCGGCCGACGCCTAA
- a CDS encoding DUF1134 domain-containing protein encodes MQQIMKAATMASRAILATMFLMAGAISAAHAQQANSQYSMQEIVDAGHGFFGETSGGLAKVVERAFERYGLPNGYILGQEGSGAFIAGLTYGEGELNTKNAGQHNVFWQGPSLGIDWGGQGSRTMMLVYNLPSVPSLYKRFGGVSGSAYVVAGVGMTVLTDEHIVVVPIRTGIGARLGVNVGYLKMTQNPTWNPF; translated from the coding sequence ATGCAGCAGATCATGAAGGCAGCCACGATGGCCAGCCGCGCTATCCTGGCGACGATGTTCCTGATGGCCGGCGCCATATCCGCCGCCCATGCCCAGCAGGCGAATAGTCAATATTCGATGCAGGAGATCGTCGATGCCGGTCACGGCTTCTTCGGCGAAACCTCGGGCGGCCTCGCCAAGGTGGTGGAGCGCGCCTTCGAACGTTACGGCCTGCCGAACGGTTATATCCTCGGACAGGAAGGTTCCGGCGCCTTCATCGCTGGCCTGACCTACGGGGAAGGCGAACTCAACACCAAGAATGCCGGCCAGCACAACGTCTTCTGGCAGGGCCCGTCACTCGGCATCGACTGGGGCGGACAGGGCAGCCGCACGATGATGCTGGTCTACAACCTTCCGAGCGTGCCATCCCTCTACAAGCGGTTTGGCGGCGTCTCCGGTTCGGCCTATGTCGTGGCCGGCGTCGGCATGACGGTGCTCACCGACGAACACATCGTCGTCGTCCCGATCCGCACCGGCATCGGCGCCCGGCTCGGGGTCAATGTCGGCTATCTCAAGATGACGCAGAACCCGACCTGGAACCCCTTCTGA
- a CDS encoding TrmH family RNA methyltransferase has protein sequence MSSSASPPIRIDDPADPRIAGFVSIKERDLTGRQGRFIAEGTVVLRMLAAAHRSNSGLGAEAILLLESRVPGVEAILAEFPADVPVYVAAAPVFDAIAGFNIHRGVLALGRRDGVAGRDALLASLPATSLVLAACGISNHDNMGSLFRNAAAFGVDAVLMDETSCDPMYRKAIRVSVGSVLTVPFAREGSAASLIERLQDEGFAIWGLSPAGETDIGGIPPARRTALLVGTEGEGLPPAILKSIRTARIRQRPGLDSLNVSMAAGIALHQVALINDRI, from the coding sequence ATGAGCTCAAGCGCCTCGCCTCCGATCCGCATCGATGATCCGGCAGATCCGCGCATCGCCGGCTTCGTGTCGATCAAGGAGCGCGACCTGACGGGCCGACAGGGGCGTTTCATCGCTGAAGGCACGGTGGTGCTGCGCATGCTGGCGGCTGCGCATCGCTCCAACAGCGGGCTTGGCGCCGAGGCGATCCTGCTTCTCGAAAGCCGTGTGCCCGGCGTAGAGGCCATTCTGGCGGAATTTCCCGCTGACGTGCCCGTCTATGTGGCGGCGGCACCGGTGTTCGACGCGATTGCCGGCTTCAACATTCACCGTGGCGTGCTGGCACTCGGGCGCCGTGACGGCGTTGCCGGCCGGGACGCGCTGCTCGCCTCACTGCCGGCTACCAGCCTTGTGCTCGCCGCTTGCGGCATCTCCAATCACGACAATATGGGCTCGCTGTTTCGCAATGCGGCGGCCTTCGGCGTCGATGCGGTGCTGATGGATGAGACGAGCTGCGATCCGATGTACCGCAAGGCGATCCGTGTTTCCGTCGGTTCGGTGCTGACGGTGCCGTTTGCGCGCGAAGGGTCGGCGGCGTCGCTGATCGAACGGCTGCAGGATGAGGGTTTTGCGATCTGGGGGCTGTCGCCGGCCGGCGAAACCGACATCGGCGGAATACCGCCGGCCAGGCGCACTGCCTTGCTCGTCGGAACGGAAGGTGAGGGGCTGCCGCCGGCCATCCTGAAATCCATACGCACCGCGCGCATTCGCCAGCGGCCCGGGCTCGACAGCCTCAATGTCTCGATGGCAGCCGGCATCGCGCTGCATCAGGTCGCCTTGATCAACGACCGGATCTGA
- a CDS encoding RluA family pseudouridine synthase gives MNDPFKQAAANRKVLTAGEDAAGRLDSFLTEALSGEFSRNRIKSLIEQGAVSINGKLVTEPKKKVQPGDHFEIDLPEPEDPEPKGEDIPLDVLYEDDHLIVLCKPAGLVVHPGAGNWTGTLVNALIHHCGNSLSGIGGVKRPGIVHRLDKETSGVMVVAKNDAAHRHLSDQFADHGRTGPLERAYRAVVWGRPRQLKGTIDAPLGRAGDRTKRAVKREDSDDAREAITHYEVVERYLEKPDGTSLASTVECHLETGRTHQIRVHMAHIGHPLIGDPEYGAAFRTKANLLPEAAKSVVSQFHRQALHAFMLQFEHPSTGETMHFEAPMPEDMAALVEALRGAT, from the coding sequence ATGAACGACCCCTTTAAACAAGCAGCAGCCAATAGGAAAGTCCTGACGGCGGGCGAGGACGCCGCAGGGCGGCTCGATTCCTTCCTGACCGAGGCACTTTCGGGCGAGTTTTCCCGCAACCGGATCAAGAGCCTGATCGAGCAGGGTGCTGTTTCGATCAACGGCAAGCTGGTGACCGAACCGAAGAAGAAGGTCCAACCGGGCGACCATTTCGAGATCGACCTGCCCGAGCCGGAAGATCCGGAGCCGAAGGGCGAGGATATCCCGCTCGACGTGCTCTATGAGGACGATCACCTGATCGTCCTGTGCAAGCCGGCAGGCCTTGTCGTTCATCCCGGCGCCGGCAATTGGACGGGCACGCTGGTCAATGCGCTCATCCACCATTGCGGCAACAGCCTCTCGGGCATCGGCGGCGTCAAGCGGCCCGGTATCGTCCACCGCCTCGACAAGGAAACGAGCGGGGTCATGGTCGTCGCCAAGAACGACGCCGCCCACCGCCACCTGTCGGACCAGTTTGCCGATCACGGCCGCACCGGCCCGCTCGAGCGCGCCTACCGGGCTGTCGTCTGGGGCCGGCCGCGCCAGTTGAAGGGCACCATCGACGCCCCTCTCGGCCGAGCGGGCGACCGCACCAAGCGCGCCGTAAAGCGAGAAGACAGCGACGACGCCCGCGAAGCGATCACCCATTACGAGGTCGTCGAGCGCTATCTGGAAAAGCCCGACGGCACCAGCCTGGCATCGACGGTGGAATGCCACCTCGAAACCGGTCGCACCCACCAGATCCGCGTGCACATGGCTCATATCGGGCATCCGCTGATCGGCGACCCGGAATATGGCGCGGCCTTTCGCACCAAGGCCAACCTCCTACCGGAGGCGGCAAAGTCCGTGGTCAGCCAATTCCACCGCCAGGCCCTGCATGCCTTCATGCTGCAGTTCGAACATCCGTCGACCGGCGAAACTATGCACTTCGAGGCCCCGATGCCTGAAGACATGGCGGCCCTGGTCGAGGCCCTGCGCGGCGCAACGTAG
- the rpoH gene encoding RNA polymerase sigma factor RpoH: MARNNLPSIAAGEGGLNRYLDEIRKFPMLEPQEEYMLAKRYQEHDDRNAAHKLVTSHLRLVAKIAMGYRGYGLPIGEVVSEGNVGLMQAVKKFEPDRGFRLATYAMWWIKAAIQEYILRSWSLVKMGTTANQKRLFFNLRRLKGKIQALDEGDLKPEHVKEIATTLKVSEDEVISMNRRLSGDASLNAPIKASEGESGQWQDWLVDDHDNQEQILIEQDELDSRKALLANAMKVLNDRERRIFEARRLTEDPLTLEDLSTEFDISRERVRQIEVRAFEKVQDAVRKAALENAQALRVVEGA; this comes from the coding sequence ATGGCCCGAAACAATTTGCCGTCCATTGCCGCTGGTGAAGGCGGCCTCAATCGTTATCTCGACGAAATCCGCAAATTTCCCATGCTCGAGCCGCAGGAAGAGTACATGCTCGCCAAGCGGTATCAGGAGCATGACGACCGCAACGCCGCTCACAAGCTCGTCACCAGCCACCTGCGCCTCGTCGCCAAGATCGCGATGGGTTATCGCGGCTACGGCCTGCCGATCGGCGAAGTCGTGTCTGAAGGCAACGTCGGCCTGATGCAGGCCGTCAAGAAGTTCGAGCCCGATCGCGGCTTCCGCCTGGCGACCTATGCCATGTGGTGGATCAAGGCCGCCATCCAGGAATACATCCTGCGCTCCTGGTCGCTGGTCAAGATGGGTACGACCGCCAACCAGAAGCGGCTGTTCTTCAACCTGCGTCGACTCAAGGGCAAGATCCAGGCGCTCGATGAAGGCGACCTGAAGCCCGAGCACGTCAAGGAAATCGCCACGACCCTGAAGGTCAGCGAGGACGAGGTCATCTCGATGAACCGTCGCCTGTCCGGCGATGCTTCGCTGAACGCGCCGATCAAGGCGAGCGAAGGCGAATCCGGACAATGGCAGGATTGGCTCGTCGACGACCACGACAATCAGGAACAGATCCTGATTGAACAGGATGAGCTGGACAGCCGCAAGGCCTTGCTCGCAAACGCGATGAAGGTGCTCAACGATCGTGAACGCCGCATCTTCGAGGCGCGCCGCCTTACCGAAGATCCGTTGACGCTCGAAGACCTATCGACCGAGTTCGATATCAGCCGCGAGCGCGTGCGCCAGATCGAAGTCAGGGCCTTTGAAAAGGTCCAGGACGCCGTCCGCAAGGCGGCGTTGGAGAATGCCCAAGCCTTGCGCGTCGTCGAAGGCGCATAG
- a CDS encoding adenylosuccinate synthase — protein MTNVVVVGSQWGDEGKGKIVDWLSERADIVVRFQGGHNAGHTLVIDGVSYKLSLLPSGVVRPGKLAVIGNGVVIDPHALIAEIDKLGKQGVTITPENLRVADNATLILSLHRELDGFREDAASNSGTKIGTTRRGIGPAYEDKVGRRAIRVMDLADLETLPAKVDRLLTHHNALRRGLGEPEISHDAIMLELSSVADKVLPFMETVWVLLDKARRKGARILFEGAQGTLLDIDHGTYPFVTSSNTVAGQAAAGSGMGPGSLGYVLGITKAYTTRVGEGPFPTELHDEIGQFLGERGHEFGTVTGRKRRCGWFDAALVRQSVAANGITGIALTKLDVLDGLDELKICVGYTLDGQQIDHLPASQAQQASAKPVYITLEGWKESTVGARSWADLPAQAIKYVRQVEELIGAPVALLSTSPERDDTILVTDPFED, from the coding sequence ATGACGAATGTCGTGGTGGTCGGATCCCAGTGGGGTGATGAAGGCAAAGGCAAGATTGTAGATTGGCTCTCGGAACGCGCGGATATCGTCGTGCGCTTTCAGGGCGGTCACAACGCCGGCCATACCCTGGTGATCGACGGCGTCAGCTACAAGCTGTCGCTGCTTCCGTCCGGCGTCGTGCGTCCCGGCAAGCTCGCCGTCATCGGCAACGGCGTGGTCATCGACCCGCATGCGCTGATCGCTGAAATCGACAAGCTCGGCAAGCAGGGCGTGACGATCACCCCGGAGAACCTGCGTGTTGCCGACAACGCCACGCTCATTCTTTCGCTGCACCGCGAACTCGACGGCTTCCGCGAAGACGCTGCCTCCAACAGCGGCACCAAGATCGGCACCACCCGCCGCGGCATCGGCCCGGCCTATGAAGACAAGGTCGGCCGTCGTGCGATCCGCGTGATGGACCTTGCCGACCTCGAAACCCTGCCGGCCAAGGTCGATCGCCTGCTGACGCACCACAACGCGCTGCGGCGTGGCCTCGGCGAACCGGAAATCAGCCATGACGCGATCATGCTCGAGCTGTCTTCGGTTGCCGACAAGGTACTGCCGTTCATGGAAACCGTCTGGGTGCTGCTCGACAAGGCGCGGCGCAAGGGCGCCCGCATCCTGTTCGAAGGCGCGCAGGGCACGCTTCTCGACATCGATCATGGCACCTATCCGTTCGTAACCTCGTCCAACACCGTTGCAGGTCAGGCCGCCGCCGGTTCGGGCATGGGCCCGGGCTCGCTCGGCTACGTTCTCGGTATCACCAAGGCCTATACGACCCGCGTCGGCGAGGGCCCGTTCCCGACCGAACTGCACGACGAGATCGGCCAGTTCCTGGGCGAACGCGGCCACGAGTTCGGTACGGTTACCGGGCGCAAGCGCCGCTGCGGCTGGTTCGATGCTGCGCTCGTGCGCCAGTCGGTCGCCGCCAACGGCATCACCGGCATCGCGCTGACCAAGCTCGACGTGCTCGATGGCCTTGATGAACTGAAGATTTGCGTCGGATATACTCTCGACGGACAGCAGATCGATCATCTTCCGGCAAGCCAGGCGCAGCAAGCTTCGGCAAAGCCAGTCTATATTACACTTGAAGGCTGGAAGGAATCGACTGTCGGCGCACGCAGCTGGGCAGATCTTCCGGCACAGGCGATCAAGTATGTTCGCCAGGTCGAGGAACTCATCGGTGCACCGGTGGCTCTTCTTTCGACCAGCCCGGAGCGGGACGACACAATACTTGTGACGGACCCCTTTGAGGACTAG
- a CDS encoding DMT family transporter has product MNSRAYFYLCVTALFWGGNSVAGKMAVGHVSPMMLTTLRWVFALLIILVLMTPQIRRDWQKIKQHWLQLLAYGVIGFTTFNALLYSALKYTSAINAVILQAGIPMLIFLFNFMLFRTRASIAQVIGFTVTLIGVLITAAHGDIASLLQLEFNFGDALMIAACIVYAAYTVALRWKPTMHWQSFIAAPAFGALLSAIPLLFWEIGNGTAIFPDTTGWIILLYAAIFPSLMSQVLYVRGVEMIGANRAGLFINAIPVFGTLLSVMLVGETFHTFHFIALLLVLGGIAIAEKGRPKH; this is encoded by the coding sequence GTGAATTCCAGGGCTTATTTCTATCTCTGCGTCACCGCACTCTTCTGGGGCGGCAATTCGGTCGCCGGAAAAATGGCCGTCGGGCATGTCAGTCCGATGATGCTCACCACCCTTCGCTGGGTGTTTGCGCTTCTCATCATCCTGGTGCTGATGACGCCGCAGATCCGCCGCGATTGGCAGAAGATCAAGCAGCATTGGCTGCAGCTGCTGGCCTATGGCGTCATCGGTTTCACCACCTTCAACGCCCTGCTCTATTCTGCGCTGAAATACACCAGCGCGATCAACGCGGTCATCCTGCAGGCCGGCATCCCCATGCTGATCTTCCTGTTCAATTTCATGCTGTTTCGAACCCGCGCCTCGATCGCACAGGTGATCGGCTTCACCGTGACGCTGATCGGCGTGCTGATCACCGCCGCGCACGGCGACATCGCCAGCCTGCTGCAACTGGAGTTCAATTTCGGCGACGCCCTGATGATCGCCGCCTGCATCGTTTACGCCGCCTATACCGTGGCACTTCGCTGGAAGCCCACGATGCATTGGCAGAGTTTCATCGCCGCACCCGCCTTCGGCGCCCTGCTCAGCGCCATTCCACTGCTCTTCTGGGAGATCGGCAACGGCACCGCGATCTTTCCTGACACGACCGGCTGGATCATCCTGCTCTACGCCGCCATCTTCCCGTCATTGATGTCGCAGGTGCTCTATGTCCGCGGCGTCGAGATGATCGGCGCCAACCGTGCCGGGCTCTTCATCAATGCCATCCCGGTCTTCGGCACGCTGCTGTCGGTCATGCTGGTCGGCGAGACCTTCCACACCTTCCATTTCATCGCCCTGCTGCTTGTTCTCGGCGGCATCGCCATTGCCGAGAAGGGCCGCCCGAAACACTAA
- a CDS encoding GNAT family N-acetyltransferase, whose translation MTRQAFRWREASLPDLVSVSEIQLVVHEAFPEDDHVLADRLELSPEGCFMLEVGGVAQGYVLSHPWLRRAPPSLNAVLGEIPETADTWYIHDLALLPETRGSGAGGNVVPLLADIARSEGYHSMSLVSVNGSRGFWERQGFSVRMDERLASKLASYGEDAFYRERLLA comes from the coding sequence ATGACACGACAGGCATTCCGCTGGCGCGAGGCCAGCCTTCCCGATCTCGTTTCGGTCTCCGAAATCCAGCTGGTGGTTCACGAGGCATTCCCCGAGGACGATCACGTCCTTGCCGATCGACTGGAACTGAGCCCGGAGGGCTGCTTCATGCTGGAGGTCGGCGGCGTCGCCCAAGGCTATGTCTTGAGCCATCCCTGGCTCCGCCGTGCGCCGCCTTCGCTGAACGCGGTGCTGGGCGAGATCCCAGAAACCGCCGACACCTGGTACATTCACGATCTGGCGCTTTTGCCTGAGACCCGCGGATCCGGGGCAGGGGGCAACGTCGTGCCGCTGCTCGCCGATATCGCCCGGTCGGAAGGCTACCACTCGATGTCGCTGGTGTCGGTCAACGGTTCGCGCGGCTTCTGGGAGCGGCAGGGGTTTTCCGTCCGCATGGACGAGCGGCTGGCAAGCAAGCTTGCAAGCTACGGCGAGGATGCGTTCTACAGGGAACGGTTGCTCGCCTGA